Genomic window (Luteibacter yeojuensis):
GGTGAGCCCAGATGCCGTGGAACGCCACTGGTTGTGCGAGGCAGAGATGGTGACGCTGTGTGCGCCGTCCCATCCGCTCGCTTCGACACCGAAATCCATACCGGTGGACGAGTTCGGTCGGCATGTTCAGATCGTCGTCACGGACAATCAGCCGGAAGCAGAAAAGACCCAACAGGGCGTGGCTGGCAAGCGCCTGTGGCTGGTCAATGATCTCGGCGCCAAGCGTGATCTCCTCAAGGCGGGGCTCGGCTGGGGGCACATGCCGCGACACCTCGTTGGCGAAGACCTAGTGGGCGGCGAGCTCGTCGAACTCGAACGCCGCGCATGGCACCTCGGTCCGCTCGTGTTCGTGATATCGCAACGACGGGGGTATGACCTATCCCCATGCGAGTCGCGACTGGTCGAGCTTCTAGGCAAACCTTAGCGAATCCCTAAGGAACCCAGACGACTGCGCGCGAGCCACGGCGGTCTCGCGCTCGGCCACGAGCAACGACGCACGCAAAGCTTCCTCCCGTCAGGCTAATCACCCTCGCTCCCGAGCATAGCGTGCGGGTGGCATGCCAACGCTGCGACTGAACGCGACGCTGAACGTACTCGCTGAGCTGTAGCCAACGCGCTCGGCGACGTCCGCGATGGCGACGCCCGGGTTGCGAAGCAGCTTTTTGGCCAGCGCCATCCGCCAGGTCAGCAGGTACTCCATCGGCGTTACTCCCACGGCGCGGTTGAAGCGTTCGAAGAACGCCGAGCGCGACAGCGCGGCTTCCTTCGCCAGGTGCGCTACCGTCCAGGGGCGCGTCGGCATCTCATGCATGCACCTTATCGCGACGGCGAGGCGCGCATCGGCCAGGCCACGCAACAATCCGGGCGACTCGGCGGTGTCCGCGGAGGATCGCAGCGCTTCGATCAACAGCACCTCGAGCAAGCGCGTGAGGATAAGTTCGCGGGCGGGCCGCTGTCCGCGCGATTCTTCGTTCACCAGTTGCACCAGCGTGGCGAGCCGCTGCTCGCCGCGCACGTGGACCAGTTGCGGCAACAGTGAAACCAGTATGGCGGCATCCGGCGAGCCAAAGACGCAATAGCCGACCATCATGCGCACCTGCGGCGGCCCGTCCAGCGCGCCGAGGCGGAATTCACCACCGGGCAGGACGATGGGTGACGCATCCGGGCCGTCATCCGGTGGATCAATGCTCGAGGTTGCGAAGTTATGCGCGGCGGGGATCAGCACGAAATCGCCGGCCAGCAGCACCAACGGCTCCTGCCCTTCCACGACGAGCCGGCAGGATCCTTCAAGGACCACGCAGTAGAACGGCCGCCCAAGCTCGGTGCGGCGAACCCGCCACCGGCCAGCGCCGTTGACCACCTTGGAAAAAGCGGCTTCGGGCTGAAGCAGCGTGACGACCTCGGAGAGCGGATCGGCCATGATTGGACTATCGCTAACAAGATATGGACCTTCTATGGTAGATGATCCTGAAGCCGGCGCCTATCGTGGACACGTCCCCCCACTCCACGCAGGAGCTTCCATGAAAACCGTCTTGATCACCGGTTGTTCGTCCGGCTTTGGCCTCGAGACCGCCAAGGACTTCCTCGGCCGCGGCTGGCAAGTCATCGCCACCATGCGCACGCCGCGCGAAGACGTGCTGCCGAGCTCCGGGCGCTTGCGCGTACTGCCGCTCGACGTGACCGACCCGCGGAGCATTCGCGCGCTCATCGATGCGGCGGGTCCCATCGACGCTCTCGTGAACAATGCCGGCATCGGCTTGCTCAATGCCCTGGAGGGCACCTCGATGGACGCCGCTCGCGACGTGTTCGAAACCAACACCCTGGGCACCATCGCGATGACCCAGGCGGTGTTGCCGCAATTCCGCGAGCGCAGGAGCGGCGTGATCGTCAATGTCACCTCCTCGGTTACGCTGAAGCCGCTCCACCTCCTGTCCGTCTACACCGCCAGCAAGGCGGCCGTGAACGCGTTCACCGAATCGCTGGCGCTCGAGTTGGAACCGTTCAACGTTCGGGTTCGGCTGGTGCTGCCGGGGCGAGCACCGGAAACCCGTTTCGGCGAGAACGCACGGTCCCGCGCGCAAGGTGGCTTCCCCGAGGCATACAGCGGGCTGGTGCAGAAGGTTTTCGAAAGCTGGTCGCAATCGGCCGCTCCGGTGACGCACACCTCCGACGTGACCGAGGCGGTCTGGCGGGCAGTCAACGATCCATCAAGCCCCGTACGCCTGCCGGCGGGCGCCGATGCCGTGGCCTTGGCCGCGGCGGACCTTGACTAAGGGTGCCGGGGTTCAGGCGCCGCCCTCCCCCCTTCGCCCTTGCAGGCACTCCTTCCACAGCGCCTCGCCTCCTCCCTAGAACGCCCAGGCAAGGGCGACGCGCGCGGCCTGGTCTTTCACATCGCCGGCGAACTGGCCGCTGTAGGTGGCGTCGATCGCGACGCCGGGCGCCACGGCGAAGCTGATGCCGCCGTTGACGGCCGCCGCGTTCCTGGCCACCGGTACGCCGCCGATGTTGAATGACGGACCGCCCGCGGCGAAACGCATCGTCTCCACCGGAGTGACATCTCCCCATGCATGCTGCCAGCCAAGGCTGAAGGTCGCGCGTATGTCGCCGCGGTCACCAAGCTGTAGGCTGCCGCGCGCGCCCAAGGTACCGACCGTCACGGAACTGCTCTGTCCTTTGACCTCGAACGCGGCGATGCTGTCGCGCTCCTTGATCGCATCGGTCGTCAGTCGGTCATAGGCGATGTTGACGAACGGCGCGAGCGTGGAGCGCCCCATACCGATCTCATAGCTGCCATCGACATAAGCCTGCGCCGTGTTGGCGTCATATCGTGCGCTGGTGGTGCTTCGGAAGTCGGCGAAGGCGATCGAGCGACGGGTCCTCACTTTTTGCCACCCATAGATCGCCGCGGCCTGCAGGTGGAAGGCATCGGATCGCATGTCGGCGTAGAGGCCGGCGTAGTTGTCCACGTGATGTGCCGAAACGGCGGGAGTGGTGCTGCGTGCGGTGCCTTGGCCCCTGCCGAGCAGTCCACCCACGCGCGCATCGCTGCCCACGCTGGTGTCCGTGCCCACCACGATGCCGCTGCCGTTCGCCGAGAGTTCCGACGCGTTGCCGTCGCTGTCGTAGCGTCCCCAATGACCCCAGGCGGACGTCCACACCGACCCGCCGTCACGGTCGGCCGCCTCATGGGTGCCGGCCCGGCTGGACGTTCCAGCGAGATGGGCGTTGATGGCCTCGCGCACGTAACGGTCGCTATCGAGCAGGGCCGTGCGCGTGCTGGCATGGATGTCTGCCTGCAACTGCTGGAACGCGGCTGCCGCGGTGGTGCGATCGAGCACGACCACCAGGTCGAACAATGGATTGCCGGGACCCAGTGCCTCCGTGGCCTCGGCCACGGCCCTTCCATTGGCCGTCTCGGCCACCGAGGGGAAGGTGTTGGCATTCCGCGCCAGGAGCACGCTCACGCTGGTGGCGTCATAGCTCAGGGTCGGCGTGACGAACGCGAAGTTGGAGGCGACACTGCCGAATTCGCCGCTGACGCCGCCGGTCGCGGTGAGGATGCGGTAGCCGGTGCCAGGCTGCCAGCCTGCCGAAGGGAGGAACAGCAACGCGCTGCCCGCGAGTGTGGCGCTGCCGTTCACCATCAGTTGGCTTCCCGCACCGTTGGCCGCCAGAGTGACGGCGAACGTCCCGTCGACGCCTTGGGTGTAGTTGTCGTTGACGTTGAGCACGCCTACCGCGCCGGTGCCGCCCGGATGCAGTACACCGTCGTTGATCAGGCTGCCGTCGATGGTGCCCTGTCCCGTCAACGTGCCGCCCGAGCCCACCGCGACATCGCCTCCCAGCGTGGCCGCGCTTGTCGACGTGTCGCCGACTTGCAGGGTGCCCTGTTCCACCGATGTGGCGCCGGTGAAGGCATTGAGATCGTTCAAGGTCAAGGCGCCCTGCCCGGTCTTGATCAGCTGGCCCGCGCCGGTGACGTTGCCTTGGAAGATACCGTCGGTCGCCTGGTCGAATACCAGTACACCGTTGTCGGCAATTGCCCCGCGCAGGCTCGTGCTGTTCCCTGCCAACGTGCCGGCGTTGACGATGGTGCCGCCGCCATAGGTATTGGCGCCCGTGAGGACTAACGTGCCGGCACCGAGCTTGGTCACGCCACCGCTGCCGCTCAATGCCTGCGACAACGTGAAGGTATTCCCGGCATCGGCGATGTCCAGACCGCCACCGGTCGCGCCCAGCGTGATGGCGCGAGTCGTGCCGCTGAAGGCGGTACCCGTGACCTGCAAGGTGCCACCCTCGATATCGATGCCGGCCGTGGGAGCGCCCAGGCTCGCATCGGACGACACGGACAGCGTACCCTGCGAAATCTGCGTCGACTGGGTGTACGTGTTCGCACCGTTGAGCACCAGTGTGCCCAGCCCCGTCTTGTCGATGCCGGCGCCGGAAAGCGTGCTGTCGATGGTGGCAACCCAGCCGGCACTGGCAGCGCTGCCGTCGCCCACGCGGATCTCGCTCAATGGATGCTGCGTGCTGCCGTCCAGTGTCAGTGTGTCGCCGTCGAGCAGGTAACCGTCGCTGGCGAACTGGATGCCCAGCGTGGTCACAGGCAGTGCGCCGCCGGCATCGTCCACCGTCACCGTACCTGGCGCGCCGGCGAAGATCGCGAACGCGTTGGCGGGCACGCGCACGCCGGTGGCGGAGCCGTCGGCGTTGGCCCAGTTGGCGTTGGCCTGCGCCCATGTACCGCTGCCGCCACCCAGTTGCGTGGAGGAAGCCAGGCCATTGGCGTTCCAGAAGTTCAGTGCCATGCCGGCGCTGGCGACCAGGTTCACCTGCTTGCTTCCGGTCAGGTACTGGATGGTGTAGCCGCTGCTTGGCGGGATGATGCCGCCGTTGGCTTGGGTCAGGCTGCCTGTGTAATTGAACAGGTTGTACAGCCCCGGACCGAAACCGCCCGCGTCATAGGGAACCAGGGTGGCACCATCGAGCGTCAGGTCGCCGTTGACCTGCACGTTGTGGCCTTGCCCCGGTGTCGTGCTGTCGGGTCCCGGCGTGCCGAACCAGAAATCGAACTGGCTTCCCTGCTCGGCAAGCAGGTTACCGTTGACGTTGAAGGAACCCGTGGGATTGCCCGGCGCGAGATGACCGCCTGCCTGCACGTCGACATTGCCATTGACCGAGCCGAAGCCGCCGAGTACGCCAGTACTTGCCACGATGATGTCGCTTTGCACGCTGGCGGTTGCATGTGTCGCGTCGCCCACGAGCAACGTGCCGCCCAGGACCTGCGTCGGTCCACTGTATGTGTCGATGCCGTTGAGTGTGAGCGTGCCGCTGCCGGTCTTGTCCACCCCGCCGCCGCCCACAATCGTCCCGCCGTATGTGCCCGCACCCACGGCCAGGGTGGCCCCGCCAAGCTGCACCTGACCATCGCCGTCGAGTGTGCCGAAGGTCTGGCTGCCCGCGGCGGAGACGTCCAGTACACCGTTGCCATTCACGGTCACCCCACTGCCCGCGGCGAGGCTTCCTCCCGCGCCGAGGATCAGCGTGCCGTCGTTCACCGTGGTGCCGCCGCTGTACGTGTTGGTGCCGGTGAGTACCAGCGTGCCATCGCCCAGCTTGGTCAATGCACCGGTACCGGCGAGCGGCTGGGTCACGGTGAATGTGTTGGCCGCGTCCGCGATATCGAATCCGCCCCCGGCCGGGCCGAACACGATGGCGCGCGGCGTGCCGTTATATGCCGTACCGGAAACCTGCAGGATGCCGCCTTCGAAGTCGATGGCGTTGCCCGGATCGCCGAGGTTCGCATCCGACGATAGCGAAAGCGTGCCCTCCGCCAGCTGCGTTCCCCCGGTATAGGTGTTGGTGCCGTTGAGGACCAGGGTGCCCGCGCCGGTCTTCTGGATGCCATTGCCGGTGAGCACGTTGTCGATGGTGGCGGTCCATCCTGTGCTCGCCGCGCTGCCGTCACCCACGCGCAGCTCGCTATAGGCACCGGCGGATGGCGCGACCAGGCCCAGTGCGTCACCGTCGAGGCGATAACCATCGTTGGCGAACTGGATGCCCTGCGTGGTCACCGGCTGCGCGCCACCGGCATCGTCCACGGTGACCACGCCTGCCGCGCCGCCGAAGATCACGAAGGCATCGGCGGGCGAGCGCAAGGCGGTGAGGCTGCCGGTGGCATCCGTCCAGTTGGCGTTGGCCTGCGACCACACGCCGCTGCCGCCCCCCATCTGCGTGGGCCCGGCCAACCCGTTGGCGTTCCAGATGTTGAGATCGATGCCCAGCGCGTTGACCAGGTTGATCTTCTTTGTGCCCACGAGATTCTGGATGGCGTAACCGGTGGGCGCGGTGATGCCACCACCGGCCTGGGTCAGACTGCCCGTGTAATTGAACAGGTTGTACAGGCCGGGGCCGAAACCGCCGGCATCGACCGGGTTGACCATCGCGCCGTTCAAGGTGAGATCGCCGTTCACCTGGGTGCTGTGACCCACGCCGGGCGTATTGAAGTCGGGGCCCGGCGCACCGAACTGCGCATCGAGCTGGCTGCCTTGCTCCATGATGAGGTTGCCGTTGACGGTGAACACACCGGCCGGCGCACCGGGAGCGAGATGGCCGCCGGCGAGCACATCGACGTTGCCGTCGACATGTCCGAAGCCGCCCAACGATCCCGTGGACGCCACTGTGATATCGCTCTGCACGCCCGCGCTGCTGTGGGCGGCGTCGCTGCCGATCAGCATGCCGCCGGACACGACTTGCGTCGGTCCGCTGTAGCTGTTGTTGCCGTCGAGCGATAGCGTGCCCGTGCCCGTCTTCACCAGGCCGCCGCTGCCGGCGATGTTTCCGGCGTAGCTGCCTCCGGCGAGCGTCAAGGTGCTGCCGCCACCCAGCTGCACCTGGCCGCCCGTGCCTTCGAGCTGGGCGATGGTCTGGTCCCCGGCGGCGGAAAGATCGAACGTCCCGCCGTTCACCGTGACCGGCGTGCCCGAGGCCAACGAACCGCCTGCGCCTACGGCCAGCGTGCCGCTCTGGATCGTGGTGCCGCCGCTGTACAGATTGGCACCCGTCAGCGTCTGCGTCCCGGTACCGTCCATCACCAGCGCACCGCTACCGGACAACACGCCGCCGAATGTGCCGCTGCCCGAGCCATTCAACATCAGCGTGTTGGCGCCAAGGTTCACGCTGCCCGCCGCACCGCTGAGCAGTCCAAGCGTTTGATTGCCGGCCGCGGAAAGATCCAGGGCACCGCCCGAGGCGAGTGCGACACCGCTCGATGCGGCGATGCTGCTGCCGGCACCGAGCGCGAGCACGCCGGCATCGATCGCCGTGACGCCGGTATAACTGTTCGGGCCGGTCAAGGTCAGCGTCCCGGCGCCGAGCTTGGTCAGTCCGCCCGTACCCGACAGCGTGCCCGACAAGACGAAGCTGCCGCTGCCGGTCGTGATCAGCCCGCCGGTGCCCAGCGTGAAGTCGTTGGCCAGGGTGATCCCCGCGGCACTGGCACCGATCGCACCGCCGTTCGCACTGACGGCGCCGCTGCCGAACACGCCGCCATTGTTGAAATTGACGAGGCCGCCGTTGAGCGTGGCATCGCCGCTTACCAACGGGCCTTGCAGGTTCCATGTGCCGCTATTGACCAGCAAATGCTGGAAGTTGATATACGTCCCGCTGGAGAGCGTCGTCACGACACCGCCTGTGCCGCTGCCCGTACCCGACGAGGGCAGTACGTTCTGCAGCACGAGCGTATTGCTGCCTCCTGCACCGCCGTCGACCACTCCGGTCGGAGCGAAGCCCAGGGTTACGCCCACAAGGCCCAGGACGTCCAGGCTCAGTCCTATACCGCCCGCGAGGTTCACCGACGAACCGGACACCGCGGTGAAGGTATTGGTGCTGTCGATGCCCATCGACACGCCACCATTGATCGTGCCGGCGTTGGCGAAGGTGTTGCCTGCCCCCGGCGTGCCCGAGGCCTCGAAACCGATACGTCCGTTGATCGTGCCGGTATTGACGAAGTTCACCTGCCCGCCGCCATACGCCGCGACCACCGGAATGTCCGACGGCACCAGCGTGACACCGAGGAGAGCAGCCCCGCCGATCGCGCCGTCGTTCCTTATGTTGGTCGTGCCGCCGGTCCCGTTCTGCGCGGCGAGCGCCATGCCGGTGAGGCCGTTGATACTCACCCCGAGCAAACCGGACGTGCCATTCATCACGCCAGTGGATGCGTTGACGATGTTGACCGTGCTGGCAGCGCTGTTTCCAACCACCGTGCCGGAGGACAGCAGGCTGAGCAGTCCCAGCAAGCTGGGATCGATGGTGCCCGAGTTGTTGAGCGTGGTGTTGTTGCCGGTGAGCCTCATCGCCGTGCCCCCGAGGCCCAGCAGCACGCCAGTGCTTGCTCCCGGCAGCACGTTTACCGTGAGGTTGTTCGCCGCGGTCGAATAGCTGGGGGCAAGGGGATTGGCGGCTCCGCTGCAGGTCACGGTGGCTCCCGCTGCCGGATTGGCCGGCGTGCAGGCGGCGTAGACGCGGCCACTCACCCATGGCGAAGCCAGCAACAGCGCGACGACCAACGGTTTCAACCCAGGTCGCGCTGCATCGCCCCTACGACTCGATCCCGGACTCCCCCCTTCCCCATGCTGCCGGGTCAACTCCGACGCAACCTGCAAGACACGAAGGGTACGATTCCATACAAGCCGGTAGATGCGATTCACGGTCGTTCTCCTCAGGCGGGATACGGGACGCGGGACGGGCACGGATGTGCCGGCGC
Coding sequences:
- a CDS encoding AraC family transcriptional regulator, which translates into the protein MADPLSEVVTLLQPEAAFSKVVNGAGRWRVRRTELGRPFYCVVLEGSCRLVVEGQEPLVLLAGDFVLIPAAHNFATSSIDPPDDGPDASPIVLPGGEFRLGALDGPPQVRMMVGYCVFGSPDAAILVSLLPQLVHVRGEQRLATLVQLVNEESRGQRPARELILTRLLEVLLIEALRSSADTAESPGLLRGLADARLAVAIRCMHEMPTRPWTVAHLAKEAALSRSAFFERFNRAVGVTPMEYLLTWRMALAKKLLRNPGVAIADVAERVGYSSASTFSVAFSRSVGMPPARYARERG
- a CDS encoding SDR family oxidoreductase encodes the protein MKTVLITGCSSGFGLETAKDFLGRGWQVIATMRTPREDVLPSSGRLRVLPLDVTDPRSIRALIDAAGPIDALVNNAGIGLLNALEGTSMDAARDVFETNTLGTIAMTQAVLPQFRERRSGVIVNVTSSVTLKPLHLLSVYTASKAAVNAFTESLALELEPFNVRVRLVLPGRAPETRFGENARSRAQGGFPEAYSGLVQKVFESWSQSAAPVTHTSDVTEAVWRAVNDPSSPVRLPAGADAVALAAADLD
- a CDS encoding autotransporter-associated beta strand repeat-containing protein, whose product is MKPLVVALLLASPWVSGRVYAACTPANPAAGATVTCSGAANPLAPSYSTAANNLTVNVLPGASTGVLLGLGGTAMRLTGNNTTLNNSGTIDPSLLGLLSLLSSGTVVGNSAASTVNIVNASTGVMNGTSGLLGVSINGLTGMALAAQNGTGGTTNIRNDGAIGGAALLGVTLVPSDIPVVAAYGGGQVNFVNTGTINGRIGFEASGTPGAGNTFANAGTINGGVSMGIDSTNTFTAVSGSSVNLAGGIGLSLDVLGLVGVTLGFAPTGVVDGGAGGSNTLVLQNVLPSSGTGSGTGGVVTTLSSGTYINFQHLLVNSGTWNLQGPLVSGDATLNGGLVNFNNGGVFGSGAVSANGGAIGASAAGITLANDFTLGTGGLITTGSGSFVLSGTLSGTGGLTKLGAGTLTLTGPNSYTGVTAIDAGVLALGAGSSIAASSGVALASGGALDLSAAGNQTLGLLSGAAGSVNLGANTLMLNGSGSGTFGGVLSGSGALVMDGTGTQTLTGANLYSGGTTIQSGTLAVGAGGSLASGTPVTVNGGTFDLSAAGDQTIAQLEGTGGQVQLGGGSTLTLAGGSYAGNIAGSGGLVKTGTGTLSLDGNNSYSGPTQVVSGGMLIGSDAAHSSAGVQSDITVASTGSLGGFGHVDGNVDVLAGGHLAPGAPAGVFTVNGNLIMEQGSQLDAQFGAPGPDFNTPGVGHSTQVNGDLTLNGAMVNPVDAGGFGPGLYNLFNYTGSLTQAGGGITAPTGYAIQNLVGTKKINLVNALGIDLNIWNANGLAGPTQMGGGSGVWSQANANWTDATGSLTALRSPADAFVIFGGAAGVVTVDDAGGAQPVTTQGIQFANDGYRLDGDALGLVAPSAGAYSELRVGDGSAASTGWTATIDNVLTGNGIQKTGAGTLVLNGTNTYTGGTQLAEGTLSLSSDANLGDPGNAIDFEGGILQVSGTAYNGTPRAIVFGPAGGGFDIADAANTFTVTQPLAGTGALTKLGDGTLVLTGTNTYSGGTTVNDGTLILGAGGSLAAGSGVTVNGNGVLDVSAAGSQTFGTLDGDGQVQLGGATLAVGAGTYGGTIVGGGGVDKTGSGTLTLNGIDTYSGPTQVLGGTLLVGDATHATASVQSDIIVASTGVLGGFGSVNGNVDVQAGGHLAPGNPTGSFNVNGNLLAEQGSQFDFWFGTPGPDSTTPGQGHNVQVNGDLTLDGATLVPYDAGGFGPGLYNLFNYTGSLTQANGGIIPPSSGYTIQYLTGSKQVNLVASAGMALNFWNANGLASSTQLGGGSGTWAQANANWANADGSATGVRVPANAFAIFAGAPGTVTVDDAGGALPVTTLGIQFASDGYLLDGDTLTLDGSTQHPLSEIRVGDGSAASAGWVATIDSTLSGAGIDKTGLGTLVLNGANTYTQSTQISQGTLSVSSDASLGAPTAGIDIEGGTLQVTGTAFSGTTRAITLGATGGGLDIADAGNTFTLSQALSGSGGVTKLGAGTLVLTGANTYGGGTIVNAGTLAGNSTSLRGAIADNGVLVFDQATDGIFQGNVTGAGQLIKTGQGALTLNDLNAFTGATSVEQGTLQVGDTSTSAATLGGDVAVGSGGTLTGQGTIDGSLINDGVLHPGGTGAVGVLNVNDNYTQGVDGTFAVTLAANGAGSQLMVNGSATLAGSALLFLPSAGWQPGTGYRILTATGGVSGEFGSVASNFAFVTPTLSYDATSVSVLLARNANTFPSVAETANGRAVAEATEALGPGNPLFDLVVVLDRTTAAAAFQQLQADIHASTRTALLDSDRYVREAINAHLAGTSSRAGTHEAADRDGGSVWTSAWGHWGRYDSDGNASELSANGSGIVVGTDTSVGSDARVGGLLGRGQGTARSTTPAVSAHHVDNYAGLYADMRSDAFHLQAAAIYGWQKVRTRRSIAFADFRSTTSARYDANTAQAYVDGSYEIGMGRSTLAPFVNIAYDRLTTDAIKERDSIAAFEVKGQSSSVTVGTLGARGSLQLGDRGDIRATFSLGWQHAWGDVTPVETMRFAAGGPSFNIGGVPVARNAAAVNGGISFAVAPGVAIDATYSGQFAGDVKDQAARVALAWAF